One segment of Sesamum indicum cultivar Zhongzhi No. 13 linkage group LG4, S_indicum_v1.0, whole genome shotgun sequence DNA contains the following:
- the LOC105160624 gene encoding PLAT domain-containing protein 3-like, with protein sequence MTSRHFFSPLLLTALHLLSFPPPASSSSADCVYTLYVQTGSIIKAGTDARISIALGDSSGGSVWIPDLTDWGLMGRKHDYFERANLDVFTGRGPCIGRPICRLNVTSDGSGHHHGWFCDYVEVTSTGPHMGCGQSIFYVDQWLASDAPPYQLSAVIDGCHQKAQWDGGPFAVGKPNGHYSE encoded by the exons atgacaAGTCGCCATTTCTTCTCACCACTTCTTCTCACTGCCCTTCACCTTCTCTCTTTCCCCCCACCTGCCTCCTCTTCTTCT GCTGACTGCGTCTACACTCTCTACGTTCAAACCGGTTCTATCATAAAGGCCGGAACCGACGCCCGGATCAGCATCGCGCTCGGCGATTCCAGTGGGGGATCCGTTTGGATACCGGATCTAACTGACTGGGGCCTCATGGGCCGCAAACACGACTACTTCGAGAGGGCAAATCTCGATGTCTTTACGGGTCGGGGCCCATGTATTGGGAGGCCCATTTGCAGGCTTAATGTGACTTCTGACGGGTCGGGGCACCATCACGGTTGGTTTTGTGATTATGTTGAGGTAACCTCTACCGGACCCCATATGGGCTGCGGCCAGTCCATTTTCTATGTGGATCAGTGGCTGGCGTCGGATGCTCCGCCGTACCAGTTGTCGGCTGTCATCGACGGGTGTCATCAGAAGGCCCAATGGGACGGTGGGCCTTTCGCTGTTGGAAAGCCCAATGGGCATTATTCGGAGTAA